A window of the Lagopus muta isolate bLagMut1 chromosome 1, bLagMut1 primary, whole genome shotgun sequence genome harbors these coding sequences:
- the LOC125703760 gene encoding rho GTPase-activating protein 32-like: protein MPPQELSPRWRGKHGFQVGFFPGECVELINGKIPESLINSVPKPVPKKRGKLLTFLRSVVKARPKQQKEREVEKERVFGRDLGEHLLHSGRDVPQVLQSCAEFIEQHGVVQGIYRLSGVVSNVQRLRQEFESEQVPELTVRDVHSASSLCKMYFRELPTPLLTDQLYDKFSDAVGATTEEERLVRMRDVIQQLPAPHYRTLAYLMRHLACLAGHCSTTNMHAKNLAIVWAPNLLRSQQSESACASGRAACTELQTQSAVVEFIIDHTDVLFCSTSGPDMAGGAGHSSLSGPQSVQASSPATELLSLEEAQARRRGHSSSPVVVTESRDIEVEEGPAAVRGKFHTVIDFPSERPSPPTKIKESPAGCWCSCFSLGKPSSGAKRQPQRRPREPSEIEIVVLADELSPCPPRRAGASSEAGLCASTNGELLGSTNGCGSHDNLPCNNSDGERGLIQVQALISPSSAEDADLSPPGTTVTSLDCDPAPLQCSPAQAQSECPDSSTSVQEQVGLTDEKPCLLEGGLESGPQSQAPCSGSDSSEPLSP from the exons ATGCCGCCTCAGGAGCTGAGCCCCCGCTGGAGAGGCAAGCACGGCTTTCAG GTTGGATTTTTCCCTGGTGAGTGTGTGGAGCTCATTAATGGAAAAATCCCGGAGTCTCTCATCAATTCGGTGCCAAAGCCAG TGCCAAAGAAGCGCGGCAAGCTCCTCACCTTCCTTCGTTCCGTGGTGAAGGCCCGgccaaagcaacagaaagagcGGGAGGTGGAAAAGGAGAGGGTGTTCGGCCGTGACCTGGGAGAGCATCTTCTCCACTCTGGTCGTGATG TCCCCCAGGTCCTCCAGAGCTGCGCCGAGTTCATCGAGCAGCATGGCGTGGTGCAGGGGATATACCGCCTGTCCGGCGTGGTGTCCAACGTCCAGAGACTGCG ccaggaatTTGAGTCTGAGCAGGTTCCTGAGCTAACCGTCCGCGACGTTCACAGCGCgagctccctctgcaaaatgtACTTCAGGGAGCTCCCGACCCCCCTGCTGACCGACCAGCTGTACGACAAGTTCTCG gatgctgttggtgcCACTACGGAGGAGGAGCGGCTGGTCAGAATGCGGGACGTCATCCAGCAGCTGCCCGCTCCTCACTACAG GACCTTGGCGTATCTGATGAGACACTTGGCCTGTCTGGCTGGGCACTGCTCCACCACAAACATGCATGCGAAGAACTTAGCCATTGTGTGGGCTCCAAACCTCTTAAG ATCACAGCAGAGCGAGTCTGCCTGCGCCAgtgggagagctgcctgcacgGAACTGCAGACGCAGTCGGCAGTGGTGGAATTCATCATCGACCACACAGACGTCCTCTtctgctccacatctggacCTGACATGGCAGGTGGAGCAG GGCACAGTTCTCTCTCAGGGCCCCAGTCTGTGCAGGCGTCTTCtcctgccacagagctgctcagcctggaggaggcgcAGGCACGGAGGCgaggccacagcagctctcctgtggttGTGACTGAGAGCAGGGACATAGAGGTGGAAGAAGGCCCCGCAGCTGTACGGGGGAAATTCCACACAGTCATCGACTTTCCATCTGAAAG acCAAGTCCGCCCACCAAGATAAAGGAATCACCAGCTGGCTGTTGGTGTTCCtgcttcagcctgggaaaacCATCTTCTGGGGCCAAACGCCAGCCACAGCGCCGTCCCAGGGAGCCCTCAGAAATAGAAATCGTAGTGCTGGCAG ATGAACTGAGCCCTTGTCCACCCAGAAGAGCCGGAGCAAGTAGCgaagctgggctgtgtgcttccACCAATGGAGAGCTCTTGGGAAGCACAAATGGCTGCGGTTCACATGACAACCTTCCATGTAACAACAGTGATGGAGAGAGGGGGCTCATCCAAGTTCAAGCCCTCatttctcccagctctgctgaagatgctgacctGAGCCCGCCAGGCACCACAGTCACCAGCCTGGACTGTGACCCGGCGCCtttgcagtgcagcccagcccaagCACAGTCCGAGTGCCCCgacagcagcacctctgtgcaggAGCAGGTCGGCCTCACTGATGAGAAGCCGTGCCTCTTGGAGGGGGGCTTAGAATCAGGCCCT